In the genome of Vicia villosa cultivar HV-30 ecotype Madison, WI linkage group LG7, Vvil1.0, whole genome shotgun sequence, one region contains:
- the LOC131620529 gene encoding nascent polypeptide-associated complex subunit beta-like, producing MNREKLMKMAGSVRTGGKGTVRRKKKAVHKTTTTDDKRLQSTLKRIGVNAIPQIEEVNIFKDDVVIQFSNPKVQASIAANTWVVSGAPQTKKLQDILPSIIHQLGPDNLENLKKIAEQFNKQVPEAGAGAATAQEENDDDVPELVPGETFETAAEEAKDS from the exons ATGAATCGTGAAAAGTTGATGAAGATGGCCGGTTCGGTTAGAACTGGTGGAAAGGGTACCGTCAGAAG AAAGAAGAAGGCTGTCCATAAGACAACAACTACAGACGACAAAAGGCTTCAGAGTACCTTGAAGAGAATTGGGGTGAATGCCATCCCACAAATTGAGGAGGTCAATATCTTTAAAGATGATGTTGTCATCCAATTCTCAAACCCCAAAG TTCAAGCGTCCATTGCTGCTAATACATGGGTTGTTAGTGGTGCTCCACAAACCAAGA AGTTGCAAGACATTCTTCCCAGCATTATCCACCAATTAG GGCCAGATAATTTGGAAAACCTGAAGAAGATAGCTGAGCAGTTCAATAAGCAGGTTCCTGAAGCAGGTGCTGGCGCAGCCACAGCTCAAGaagagaatgatgatgatgttccGGAGCTTGTCCCAGGAGAGACTTTTGAGACAGCTGCTGAGGAGGCTAAGGATAGTTAG
- the LOC131620528 gene encoding uncharacterized protein LOC131620528, which translates to MASLWLSSMLMKPNINVGWVVMLPPTTLKSSKLCCVKNPDSEESSEVINSIEAKKTVPVDRIKLAFEKAKAYKKSIKSNSSLGIEESGGEGDNSVKVNPNVVDGGKKDMPDRLKIAMEKARKYKQNKEVVVSETDQGLQGGSVRTWDENMNDKSVGKKVELSVSKMDFVGLGFADKPKTRGLPAGLVPFSDPYLDGDLPEVEFIVGDSTKFDTKTKAPQREQTSQPEQTSEDESDLYKPKVSTWGVFPRPNNISKTFGGGRVILPGEVLETAEEKATKEERTKQVLASYKKKYGLNIDPKLKAECQEELNKGDLLMDAGKLKDALPYYEKVIDKLPFQSELHGLAALQWSICLDSLSRHSEARSMYEKLQSHPNVQVSKKARHFTFSFQAMEMMKVRTGSSSYSKNTFYESYFDAFIEKKIDYTVKVKDEVVKESSMNQVILYFLFLTSPIFVVLLLAVQKRI; encoded by the exons ATGGCTTCGCTATGGCTCTCTTCTATGCTGATGAAACCAAACATAAACGTGGGATGGGTGGTGATGCTTCCTCCAACAACGCTAAAATCTTCGAAGTTGTGTTGTGTTAAGAACCCCGACAGCGAGGAATCTTCTGAAGTTATTAATTCGATTGAAGCTAaaaaaactgttcctgttgatcGTATAAAGCTCGCGTTTGAAAAAGCTAAAGCTTATAAAAAATCGATTAAATCTAACTCTAGTTTGGGAATTGAGGAAAGTGGTGGTGAGGGAGACAATTCGGTTAAAGTGAATCCAAATGTTGTTGATGGAGGGAAAAAGGATATGCCGGATAGATTGAAGATTGCTATGGAGAAGGCTAGAAAGTATAAGCAGAATAAAGAAGTTGTTGTTAGTGAAACTGATCAAG gaTTACAGGGAGGGAGTGTGAGGACATGGGATGAAAATATGAATGACAAAAGTGTTGGTAAGAAAGTAGAACTGTCTGTTTCAAAGATGGATTTTGTGGGGCTTGGTTTTGCGGATAAGCCGAAGACAAGGGGACTTCCGGCTGGTCTGGTTCCTTTTTCAGACCCCTACTTAGATGGTGACTTACCTGAGGTGGAGTTTATCGTCGGAGACTCAACCAAGTTCGATACAAAAACAAAAGCTCCGCAACGTGAACAGACATCGCAGCCTGAACAGACATCGGAAGATGAGTCAGATCTGTACAAGCCAAAAGTTTCTACATGGGGTGTATTTCCCAGACCTAACAATATTTCAAAAACA TTTGGAGGTGGAAGAGTTATACTTCCTGGAGAAGTTTTAGAGACTGCTGAAGAAAAAGCTACAAAAGAAGAGCGCACAAAGCAAGTGCTTGCTTCTTAcaagaagaaatatggattaaatATTGATCCAAAGTTAAAAGCCGAGTGCCAGGAG GAATTGAACAAAGGGGACTTGTTAATGGATGCGGGAAAACTGAAGGATGCATTACCCTACTATGAGAAGGTTATTGATAAACTACCCTTCCAG AGTGAGCTCCACGGATTAGCAGCCTTACAGTGGTCGATTTGTCTAGACTCCCTCAGTAG GCACAGTGAAGCTCGAAGTATGTATGAAAAGCTTCAATCTCACCCAAATGTTCAAGTAAGCAAGAAAGCAAGACATTTCACGTTCAGTTTTCAG GCTATGGAAATGATGAAGGTGAGGACAGGTTCTTCAAGTTATTCGAAGAACACATTCTATGAGAGTTATTTCGATGCCTTTATTGAAAAGAAAATAGACTACACCGTTAAAGTTAAAGATGAAGTGGTTAAAGAAAGTTCAATGAATCAGGTTATTctgtattttctttttctaacttCTCCTATTTTTGTTGTACTACTTCTTGCAGTTCAGAAAAGaatataa